Proteins co-encoded in one Oncorhynchus masou masou isolate Uvic2021 chromosome 22, UVic_Omas_1.1, whole genome shotgun sequence genomic window:
- the LOC135509124 gene encoding protein TsetseEP-like isoform X2, with protein MQGAQSIKLSIQSQEAILEEEKDSDRCQVCPAEEDPVEAAESTPQTEPREAASPDIEPEPQEEPEPQRASPSPRSSPEPERFKTVEPEPKPKAQDAKEAPEPVTQQPQKAEDCNKPNTTTK; from the exons ATGCAAGGTGCCCAATCAATCAAACTGTCCATTCAAAGCCAGGAAGCCATTCTGGAGGAAGAAAAAGACTCAGA TAGGTGCCAGGTGTGTCCTGCTGAGGAGGACCCAGTGGAGGCAGCAGagagtacccctcagacagagcCCAGAGAGGCTGCATCACCCGACATTGAACCAGAACCCCAGGAGGAGCCAGAGCCCCAGAGGGCCTCTCCATCCCCTCGTTCAAGCCCAGAGCCAGAGCGATTCAAGACAGTAGAGCCTGAACCTAAACCAAAGGCCCAGGACGCCAAAGAAGCACCTGAACCGGTGACCCAACAACCACAGAAAGCAGAGGACTGCAACAAACCTAACACCACTACCAAG